In Miscanthus floridulus cultivar M001 chromosome 5, ASM1932011v1, whole genome shotgun sequence, one genomic interval encodes:
- the LOC136450885 gene encoding extradiol ring-cleavage dioxygenase-like, with protein sequence MFFRRPPIISLALLCSPRTTGHHHKPDATHARKIQRSERDDIMGQSQGRARAGRAKPETRHATREGEEGEEQRRRRGDITRPQPDATAEEGQRRPPRSPATMDTFFLSHGSPTLSIDDKIPARHFFKSWVPAKVAGDQPPRAILVVSGHWETATPAVNVIRGSNDTIYDFYGFPKPMYQLKYPAPGAPDLALRTKELLEQAGFGPVKEDHSRGLDHGAWVPLMLMYPDANIPVCQLSVQTDRDGTYHYNLGKALAPLREEGILILGSGSATHNLRKMGPFDAPVPQWVAEFDTWLKDSLLSGRYEDVNRYEEKAPHGRVAHPWPDHFYPLHVALGAAGDAAKAEQIHQCWTNATLSYASYRFTTNS encoded by the exons ATGTTTTTCAGGCGCCCTCCAATCATTTCTCTCGCGCTGCTCTGCTCCCCACGGACCACGGGGCACCACCACAAACCTGACGCGACGCACGCGCGCAAAATCCAGCGAAGCGAGCGCGACGACATAATGGGGCAGAGCCAGGGCAGAGCCAGAGCGGGCAGAGCCAAACCAGAGACGCGGCACGCGACGCGGGAGGGCGAGGAGGgcgaggagcagcggcggcggcgcggcgacaTCACGAGGCCACAGCCAGACGCAACAGCCGAGGAGGGGCAGAGGCGACCGCCGAGAAGCCCGGccaccatggacaccttcttcCTATCGCACGGCTCgcccacgctctccatcgacgaCAAGATCCCGGCGCGGCACTTCTTCAAGTCGTGGGTGCCGGCGAAGGTCGCGGGCGACCAGCCCCCGCGCGCCATCCTCGTCGTGTCGGGGCACTGGGAGACGGCCACGCCGGCGGTCAACGTCATCCGCGGCAGCAACGACACCATCTATGACTTCTATGGCTTTCCCAAGCCCATGTACCAG CTCAAGTACCCCGCTCCGGGCGCTCCTGACTTGGCCCTGCGGACCAAGGAGCTCCTGGAGCAAGCCGGGTTCGGCCCCGTGAAGGAGGACCACAGCCGCGGGCTGGACCACGGCGCCTGGGTGCCGCTGATGCTCATGTACCCGGACGCCAACATCCCCGTGTGCCAGCTGTCGGTGCAGACCGACCGCGACGGCACGTACCACTACAACCTCGGCAAGGCGCTGGCGCCACTGCGGGAGGAGGGCATCCTCATCCTCGGCTCCGGCAGCGCCACGCACAACCTGCGCAAGATGGGCCCGTTCGACGCGCCCGTGCCGCAGTGGGTCGCCGAGTTCGACACCTGGCTCAAGGACTCGCTCCTCAGCGGAAG GTACGAGGACGTGAACCGGTACGAGGAGAAGGCGCCGCACGGGAGGGTGGCGCACCCGTGGCCGGACCACTTCTACCCGCTGCACGTCGCGCTCGGCGCCGCCGGGGACGCCGCGAAGGCGGAGCAGATCCACCAGTGCTGGACCAACGCCACGCTCTCCTACGCGTCCTACAGGTTCACCACCAACAGCTGA
- the LOC136450886 gene encoding dirigent protein 23-like yields the protein MAATTSAARSLLLCLLVAFLHRLQFQIPPVAAATTSHNKTESRRDGRGKTLSFTLYQHETINKTGYIVVDGVAGAGVSQTTTPFGTIYVFRDDLTVRADRASPVAGVAEGSSITTSLDGLQSLSLAKITVHHRGHRGSVSVLGGTYNTKPSDYPVVGGTGDFAYALGYVRSSPVDLRGRTVTYKMELHLYWPPYAHYATVPHKA from the coding sequence ATGGCAGCTACGACGAGTGCTGCCAGGAGCTTGCTGCTCTGCCTGCTGGTCGCCTTTCTCCACCGCCTCCAGTTTCAGATCCCGCCTGTAGCAGCTGCGACGACGTCGCACAACAAAACCGAGAGCCGACGAGACGGGCGCGGGAAGACGCTCAGCTTCACGCTGTACCAGCACGAGACCATCAACAAGACCGGCTACATCGTGGTGGACGGCGTCGCGGGCGCGGGCGTCAGCCAGACCACCACGCCCTTCGGCACCATCTACGTCTTCCGCGACGACCTGACGGTGCGCGCGGACAGGGCCTCCCCGGTGGCCGGCGTCGCGGAGGGGAGCTCCATCACCACCAGCCTCGACGGGCTGCAGAGCCTGTCGCTGGCCAAGATCACGGTCCACCACCGCGGCCACCGGGGATCCGTCTCCGTCCTTGGCGGCACCTACAACACCAAGCCGTCCGACTACCCGGTGGTCGGTGGCACCGGCGACTTCGCGTACGCGCTGGGATACGTCCGGTCGTCGCCGGTGGACTTGCGGGGACGGACGGTGACGTATAAGATGGAGCTTCACTTGTACTGGCCTCCGTATGCCCACTACGCTACGGTTCCGCATAAAGCGTGA
- the LOC136453735 gene encoding amino acid permease 8-like, producing the protein MDMEKVERKEVDDDGRVRTGTVWTATTHAITAVIGSGVLALPWSVAQMGWVLGPVALIGCAYITYYTAVLLSDCYRTPDPVQGKRNHTYMDVVRSCLGPRNVVVCGLAQYAILWGTMVGYTITTATSIMAVARTDCHHYRGHDAACVPSGTMYMVAFGIVEVVLSQFPSLEKLTIISVVAAVMSCTYSFVGLFLSAAKLASNHGARGTLLGVKIGAAAGVSASTKTWHALQALGNIAFAYTYSMLLIEIQDTVKSPPSENVTMKRASFYGIGVTTIFYVSLGCIGYAAFGNAAPGNVLTGFDEPFWLVDVANVAVVIHLVGAYQVYAQPIFACYEKWLGARWPDSAFFHHEYAVHLPLLGGGRAVRFTMCKLVLRTAFVAATTLVSLMLPFFNAVLGLLGAIAFWPLTVYFPVTMYIAQAKVAPGSRKWVALQALNVGALVVSLLAAVGSVADMVQRLGHVTIFQTQL; encoded by the exons ATGGACATGGAGAAGGTGGAGAGGAAGGAGGTGGACGACGACGGCCGCGTCAGAACAG GGACGGTATGGACGGCGACGACGCACGCCATCACCGCCGTGATAGGCTCCGGCGTGCTCGCCCTGCCCTGGAGCGTCGCCCAGATGGGTTGGGTCCTCGGCCCCGTCGCCCTCATCGGCTGCGCCTACATCACTTACTACACCGCCGTCCTCCTGTCCGACTGCTACCGCACGCCGGACCCCGTCCAGGGCAAACGGAACCACACCTACATGGACGTCGTCCGCTCATGCCTCG GGCCTAGAAATGTGGTGGTGTGTGGACTCGCACAGTATGCGATCCTCTGGGGGACAATGGTGGGCTACACCATCACCACTGCCACAAGCATCAT GGCCGTCGCGCGCACGGACTGCCACCACTACAGGGGCCACGACGCGGCCTGCGTCCCGTCCGGGACGATGTACATGGTGGCGTTCGGCATCGTCGAGGTGGTCCTGTCCCAGTTCCCGAGCCTGGAGAAGCTCACCATCATCTCGGTGGTAGCCGCCGTCATGTCGTGCACCTATTCCTTCGTCGGGCTGTTCCTGAGCGCCGCCAAGCTGGCGTCGAACcacggggcacgcggcaccctcCTGGGCGTCAAGATCGGCGCCGCCGCGGGCGTCTCCGCGTCGACCAAGACGTGGCAcgccctgcaggcactcggcaacatTGCCTTCGCGTACACCTACTCCATGCTTCTCATAGAAATCCAG GACACTGTGAAGTCACCGCCATCAGAGAACGTGACGATGAAGAGGGCCAGCTTCTACGGCATTGGCGTGACGACCATCTTCTACGTGTCGCTCGGGTGCATCGGGTACGCGGCCTTCGGCAACGCCGCGCCGGGGAACGTGCTCACCGGCTTCGACGAGCCGTTCTGGCTCGTCGACGTCGCCAACGTCGCCGTGGTTATCCACTTGGTTGGAGCATATCAG GTGTACGCACAGCCGATCTTCGCGTGCTACGAGAAGTGGCTGGGGGCCCGGTGGCCGGACTCGGCCTTCTTCCACCACGAGTACGCGGTGCACCTGCCCCTGCTCGGCGGCGGCCGCGCGGTGCGGTTCACGATGTGCAAGCTGGTGCTGCGCACGGCGTTCGTGGCCGCCACGACGTTGGTGTCGCTGATGCTGCCCTTCTTCAACGCCGTGCTCGGGCTGCTGGGCGCCATCGCGTTCTGGCCGCTCACGGTGTACTTCCCGGTGACCATGTACATCGCGCAGGCCAAGGTGGCGCCCGGCAGCCGCAAGTGGGTGGCGCTGCAGGCGCTCAACGTGGGCGCGCTCGTGGTTTCGCTGCTCGCCGCCGTGGGCTCCGTGGCCGACATGGTGCAGCGCCTGGGCCATGTCACCATCTTCCAGACGCAGCTCTGA
- the LOC136450887 gene encoding uncharacterized protein — protein sequence MFFRRPPIISLALLCSPRTTGHHHKPDATHARKIQRSERDDIMGQSQGRARAGRAKPETRHATREGEEGEEQRRRRGDITRPQPDATAEEGQRRPPRSLATMDTFFLSHGHQPERWGIERLISMCAQEEERIKSSQGESAHFVKDNKRKNFNGKNSKPQGKPKWDKSSSSSSQGKKPQDSENQQYGGAEKNQCKHCFKKGHYKRDCPDFLKSLLKKGVKWDENLAKRRKND from the exons ATGTTTTTCAGGCGCCCTCCAATCATTTCTCTCGCGCTGCTCTGCTCCCCACGGACCACGGGGCACCACCACAAACCTGACGCGACGCACGCGCGCAAAATCCAGCGAAGCGAGCGCGACGACATAATGGGGCAGAGCCAGGGCAGAGCCAGAGCGGGCAGAGCCAAACCAGAGACGCGGCACGCGACGCGGGAGGGCGAGGAGGgcgaggagcagcggcggcggcgcggcgacaTCACGAGGCCACAGCCAGACGCAACAGCCGAGGAGGGGCAGAGGCGACCGCCGAGAAGCCTGGccaccatggacaccttcttcCTATCGCATGGCCACCAG cctgaaagatggggcatagaaagactcatctcaatgtgtgctcaagaagaggagaggataaagtcctcacaaggtgaatctgctcattttgtgaaggacaacaaaagaaagaactttaatggcaagaattctaaaccacaagggaaacctaagtgggataagtcctcttcctccagttcacagggaaagaaaccccaggattctgagaatcagcagtatggtggagctgaaaaaaatcagtgcaagcactgcttcaagaagggacactacaagagggattgtccagacttcctgaaatctctgctaaagaaag gggttaagtgggacgagaaccttgcaaagaggagaaagaacgattaa